In Bdellovibrionales bacterium, the following proteins share a genomic window:
- the serA gene encoding phosphoglycerate dehydrogenase, with the protein MPRLSISQYKVLLLENIHPAAQEKLEEAGFKVDRMSGAWSEEELCAKIGTYQALGIRSKTELNPKVLENHGALFAIGCFCIGTNQVAVEVANQKGLPVFNAPYSNTRSVAELVICELIALSRQLCDRSQGSHQGQWLKSADGSREVRGKTLGIVGYGHIGSQVSIMAESIGLKVVFFDIIKKLPLGNAQSVENLETLLKQSDFVTLHVPETSYTQNMLGAKELSKMKKGSYLLNASRGTVVHIEDLVEALKSGHLAGAAIDVFPEEPSSNKVPFVSPLQGMNNVILTPHVGGSTEEAQKAIGEEVAESLIKFLRLGSTFGAVNFPNLEVPPSKGVRRLINVHRNVPGVLRDINNIVSEYGANILAQYLSTDPNIGYLIMDMEKGEAERVADEIRHLPTAIKTRVLF; encoded by the coding sequence ATGCCTCGGCTTTCGATCAGTCAATACAAAGTATTGTTGCTTGAAAATATTCATCCCGCTGCTCAAGAAAAGCTTGAAGAAGCAGGATTCAAAGTTGACCGAATGTCTGGAGCTTGGAGCGAGGAAGAGCTATGTGCAAAGATAGGTACTTATCAAGCACTGGGTATTCGCTCAAAAACAGAATTGAATCCAAAGGTCCTCGAAAATCATGGAGCTCTGTTTGCGATTGGTTGCTTTTGCATTGGAACCAACCAAGTTGCTGTGGAAGTAGCTAATCAAAAGGGACTTCCGGTATTTAATGCCCCATACAGTAACACTCGAAGTGTGGCAGAACTCGTCATTTGTGAACTGATTGCCCTCTCTCGCCAGCTTTGTGACCGCAGTCAGGGCTCTCACCAGGGACAGTGGCTGAAGTCGGCTGATGGCTCTCGTGAGGTTCGCGGAAAAACCCTTGGAATTGTGGGATACGGACACATTGGGTCTCAGGTGAGCATCATGGCAGAGTCCATTGGACTCAAAGTTGTATTTTTTGATATTATCAAGAAGCTTCCTCTTGGAAACGCCCAATCGGTTGAAAATCTTGAGACGCTTCTTAAGCAATCTGATTTTGTGACTCTTCATGTTCCTGAAACTTCTTACACTCAAAATATGCTAGGGGCCAAAGAGTTAAGTAAAATGAAAAAGGGAAGTTATCTTCTCAATGCGAGTCGCGGCACTGTTGTGCACATCGAAGATTTGGTGGAGGCTCTGAAGTCTGGTCATCTTGCTGGGGCGGCCATTGATGTTTTTCCTGAGGAGCCTTCTTCAAATAAGGTCCCATTTGTGAGCCCATTGCAAGGAATGAACAACGTGATTCTGACGCCGCATGTGGGGGGCAGCACCGAGGAAGCTCAAAAGGCCATTGGTGAGGAAGTTGCCGAGAGTCTCATTAAATTTTTGCGTCTGGGTTCTACTTTTGGTGCAGTGAATTTTCCAAACCTGGAAGTTCCTCCTTCAAAAGGAGTTCGGAGATTGATCAATGTTCATCGAAATGTTCCAGGTGTCTTGCGCGATATTAATAATATTGTCTCTGAATATGGAGCAAATATTCTTGCTCAGTATTTGTCGACGGACCCCAACATTGGATATTTGATTATGGACATGGAAAAAGGTGAAGCCGAAAGAGTCGCTGACGAGATTCGCCATCTTCCAACCGCCATAAAGACTCGCGTTCTTTTTTAG